Proteins from a genomic interval of Tenacibaculum sp. SZ-18:
- a CDS encoding phosphoglycerate kinase, protein MKTINDFNFKDKKALIRVDFNVPLNDEFLVTDDTRIQSAKPTIIKILEDGGSCVLMSHLGRPKGVDEKFSLQHIVDKVSEVIGVQVKFVNDCVGASVEEAVAGLQNGEILLLENLRFHGEEKAGGVAFAEQLSKLGDVYVNDAFGTAHRAHASTAVIAQFFPKNKCFGSLLAKEIESIDKVLNNSEKPVTAILGGAKVSSKIGVIENIIEKVDHIIVGGGMTFTFVKALGGSIGNSLVEEDKLQLALDILKIAKEKNTEIHLPVDAVIADNFANDANTQKVNTNEIPDGWMGLDVGPETSKKFAEVLANSKTILWNGPLGVFEMENFAKGTIELGNAIDAATKNGAFSLVGGGDSVAAVKQFGFADKVSYVSTGGGAMLESLEGKTLPGIDAILN, encoded by the coding sequence ATGAAGACAATCAACGATTTTAATTTTAAAGATAAAAAAGCATTAATCCGTGTAGATTTTAATGTGCCGTTAAACGATGAATTTCTAGTAACGGATGATACCAGAATCCAATCAGCAAAACCAACTATTATTAAAATATTAGAAGATGGTGGAAGCTGTGTATTAATGTCTCATTTAGGTCGTCCAAAAGGAGTTGATGAAAAATTCTCTTTACAGCATATTGTTGATAAGGTAAGCGAAGTAATTGGTGTACAAGTAAAGTTCGTAAACGATTGTGTTGGAGCTAGTGTTGAAGAAGCAGTAGCTGGATTACAAAACGGTGAGATTTTATTATTAGAAAATTTACGTTTTCACGGTGAAGAAAAAGCAGGAGGTGTTGCCTTTGCAGAACAACTTTCAAAGTTAGGAGATGTGTATGTAAATGATGCTTTTGGAACTGCTCATAGAGCTCATGCATCAACAGCAGTAATTGCACAATTTTTTCCAAAAAACAAATGTTTTGGGTCTTTATTAGCGAAAGAAATTGAAAGTATAGATAAAGTATTAAACAACTCTGAAAAGCCTGTAACTGCAATTTTAGGAGGAGCAAAAGTATCTTCTAAAATTGGTGTGATTGAAAATATTATTGAGAAAGTAGATCATATTATTGTTGGTGGAGGAATGACGTTCACATTTGTAAAAGCCTTAGGTGGATCAATTGGAAATTCTTTAGTTGAAGAAGATAAGTTACAGTTAGCTTTAGATATTTTAAAAATTGCGAAAGAGAAAAATACTGAAATTCACTTACCAGTAGATGCTGTTATTGCGGATAATTTTGCAAACGATGCAAATACACAAAAAGTGAATACTAATGAAATTCCTGATGGTTGGATGGGATTAGATGTTGGACCAGAAACATCTAAAAAGTTTGCAGAAGTTTTAGCGAACTCTAAAACCATTTTATGGAATGGACCTTTAGGAGTTTTTGAAATGGAGAACTTTGCAAAAGGAACAATTGAACTAGGAAATGCAATTGACGCAGCAACTAAAAACGGAGCGTTCTCTTTAGTTGGAGGAGGAGATTCTGTAGCAGCGGTAAAACAATTTGGATTTGCAGATAAAGTAAGTTATGTGTCAACTGGTGGAGGAGCT
- a CDS encoding GNAT family N-acetyltransferase: MLIFTQTSTETELHQILGLQQKNLPKVLSDEEKKQEGFVTVEHDFETLFQMHEIHPHIIAKYNDKVVGYALSMSTVFKDSIPALIPMFTELEKLNIDQNFIIMGQVCVDKEHRGKGIFRSLYEKMSAVFTEKYSSIITEIDAENIRSINAHKAIGFKTISEYPANNQVWKIVAMEI; encoded by the coding sequence ATGCTAATTTTCACACAAACTTCTACTGAAACTGAGCTTCATCAAATATTGGGGTTGCAACAGAAAAACTTGCCTAAAGTTTTAAGTGATGAAGAAAAAAAGCAAGAAGGTTTTGTTACTGTTGAACATGATTTTGAAACGCTTTTTCAAATGCATGAAATTCATCCACATATTATTGCAAAATACAACGATAAAGTTGTTGGATATGCTTTATCAATGTCAACCGTTTTTAAAGATTCCATTCCTGCTTTAATTCCTATGTTTACAGAATTGGAAAAGTTAAACATTGATCAGAATTTTATCATTATGGGGCAGGTTTGTGTGGATAAAGAACATCGTGGTAAAGGAATCTTCCGAAGTTTATATGAAAAAATGAGTGCTGTTTTTACCGAAAAGTATTCTAGTATTATAACCGAAATCGATGCTGAAAACATTCGCTCGATAAATGCTCATAAGGCTATAGGATTTAAAACTATTTCTGAATATCCTGCTAATAACCAGGTTTGGAAAATTGTTGCGATGGAAATTTAA
- a CDS encoding PD-(D/E)XK nuclease family protein, with translation MKTFIQETIEDILKTTNSFENVTFILPSNRAGVFVKQAFKESQITGFLPEIINIEEFTQKVSGIRKIDSIQLLFYFYKIYKEQEVNPDSFDAFASWAFTVIQDFNEIDQHLVNTEDVFVYIRDIQRLKNWSVKGTIQETELMKNHFAFMEKLNEYYNALYAFLLENKIGYQGCMYREATKNIHQFLENNSSKKFYFIGFNALNKAEEFLLKEMLIQGNTEVYWDIDETFLNSTHQAGNFIRKYLSSWKYYEKEELKMPSNYFNGNKNIQLIGAAKNISQMKYVGELLSDMENHNNTALVLSDETLLPISLNSLPESVSSINITMGYPLKDIPLTSLFLSIFQLFISQEKLQKKGSKEFYYKDVIKVMKQPLLHRLLIVNEISVSDEITSAIHNNNHTFVSKEFIDRFLQKTESSVQELVGSLFLNSNDVRGFLNKIIALIDQLKAIVSGLEKEFLFRYYTAFMQLNNLQKEFGYFSDLKTLYQFFKQLITSETISFQGEPLAGLQLMGMLETRLLDFETVILTSVNEGILPGNSKQTSFIPFDVKVQFGLPTYREKDAIFSYHFFRLLQRAKNIYLVYNTESDSFGGGEKSRFIGQLELLKKNITSRFISPKVTTNAEFKKEIQKNEAVLLKLKELAKKGISPSALTNYLYNPIAFYQQKVLKIKEFDEIEEEVAFNTLGTVVHETLRELYEPYLGKFIQLENVKEMKPKIKEFVLRNFAIHFKNGDVSTGKNRLIFEVATRFVSNFLNQEIDLLKDESNELKILGIEKDYEAYIHIDEIDFPIKIHGQVDRIDQLNGVARIIDYKTGSVKPSDLKVPFLEEIRDFKYSKAIQVLLYAFMYLESENINENAEMQAGIVSFKKLQSGFMKLNFSEKFRGEDFNVTPERVYAFIDEMKILIREIYNQEIDFVEPSELPF, from the coding sequence ATGAAAACATTTATTCAGGAGACAATTGAAGACATTTTAAAAACAACAAATAGTTTCGAAAATGTCACATTTATTTTGCCGTCTAATCGTGCAGGTGTTTTTGTAAAACAAGCATTTAAAGAATCGCAAATAACTGGGTTTTTACCTGAAATAATAAATATTGAAGAATTCACTCAGAAGGTTTCGGGAATACGAAAAATAGATAGTATTCAGCTTTTATTTTACTTCTACAAAATTTACAAAGAACAAGAAGTTAATCCTGATTCATTTGATGCATTTGCTTCATGGGCTTTTACGGTAATTCAAGACTTTAATGAGATTGATCAGCATTTGGTAAATACAGAAGATGTATTTGTGTATATCAGAGATATTCAGCGTTTAAAAAATTGGTCTGTAAAAGGAACTATCCAAGAAACAGAATTGATGAAAAATCACTTTGCTTTCATGGAGAAGTTGAATGAATATTACAATGCTTTGTATGCGTTTTTATTAGAGAATAAAATTGGTTATCAGGGATGTATGTATCGAGAAGCAACCAAAAATATTCATCAGTTTTTAGAAAATAATAGTTCGAAAAAATTCTATTTCATTGGTTTTAATGCACTTAACAAAGCAGAAGAATTCTTATTGAAAGAAATGCTTATTCAAGGAAATACCGAAGTTTACTGGGATATAGATGAAACATTTTTGAATTCAACTCATCAAGCGGGGAATTTTATTAGAAAGTATCTGAGTTCATGGAAGTATTACGAAAAGGAGGAATTAAAAATGCCGAGTAATTACTTCAATGGAAATAAGAACATCCAATTAATAGGTGCTGCAAAGAATATTTCTCAAATGAAATATGTGGGCGAGTTATTATCAGATATGGAAAACCACAACAATACAGCTCTGGTTTTGTCTGATGAAACCTTGTTACCAATTTCGTTAAATTCTCTTCCAGAAAGTGTTTCTTCCATCAATATAACAATGGGATATCCGTTGAAAGATATTCCCCTGACAAGTTTGTTTTTATCTATCTTTCAATTGTTTATTTCTCAAGAAAAATTACAAAAAAAGGGGAGTAAAGAATTTTATTATAAAGATGTAATTAAAGTAATGAAACAACCATTATTACATCGATTATTAATAGTGAATGAAATTTCTGTTTCAGATGAAATTACTTCTGCAATTCACAACAACAATCATACTTTTGTAAGTAAAGAATTTATAGATAGATTTTTACAAAAAACAGAAAGTTCGGTTCAAGAATTAGTTGGAAGTCTTTTTTTAAATAGTAATGACGTAAGAGGGTTTTTAAATAAAATTATTGCACTTATTGATCAACTAAAAGCAATAGTTTCTGGTTTAGAAAAAGAATTTTTATTTCGTTACTACACCGCTTTTATGCAATTAAATAATTTGCAAAAAGAATTTGGTTACTTTTCAGATTTGAAGACGTTATATCAGTTTTTTAAACAATTAATTACTTCAGAAACCATTTCTTTCCAAGGAGAACCATTAGCTGGATTGCAGTTAATGGGAATGTTAGAAACTCGTTTGTTAGATTTTGAAACGGTAATATTAACTTCCGTAAATGAAGGTATTCTTCCAGGAAATTCAAAACAAACCTCTTTTATTCCGTTTGATGTAAAAGTTCAATTCGGATTGCCAACGTATCGTGAAAAAGATGCAATTTTCTCTTATCACTTTTTTAGGTTATTACAGAGAGCAAAAAATATTTATCTAGTTTATAACACTGAAAGTGATTCTTTTGGAGGTGGAGAGAAAAGTAGATTTATAGGACAACTTGAGTTGTTAAAGAAAAATATTACCAGTCGATTTATAAGTCCGAAAGTAACGACGAATGCCGAATTCAAAAAAGAAATACAAAAAAACGAGGCGGTTTTACTAAAACTTAAAGAACTAGCCAAGAAGGGAATTTCTCCTTCGGCATTAACGAATTATTTATATAATCCGATTGCTTTCTATCAACAAAAAGTTCTAAAAATTAAGGAGTTTGATGAAATTGAGGAAGAAGTTGCTTTTAATACTTTAGGAACTGTAGTTCACGAAACATTAAGAGAATTATACGAACCTTATTTAGGAAAATTCATTCAGTTGGAAAATGTGAAGGAAATGAAACCTAAAATTAAGGAATTTGTTCTTCGAAACTTTGCCATTCATTTTAAAAATGGAGATGTTTCTACAGGTAAAAACCGATTGATTTTTGAGGTGGCAACTCGTTTCGTTAGTAATTTCTTAAATCAAGAAATAGATTTATTAAAAGATGAATCGAATGAATTGAAAATTCTCGGAATAGAAAAAGATTACGAAGCTTATATTCACATTGATGAAATTGATTTTCCAATTAAAATTCATGGACAGGTTGATAGAATTGATCAATTAAATGGTGTTGCCAGAATTATTGATTATAAAACCGGAAGTGTAAAACCTTCAGATTTGAAGGTTCCGTTTTTAGAAGAAATCCGTGATTTTAAATACAGTAAAGCTATTCAGGTGTTATTATATGCATTTATGTATCTGGAAAGTGAAAACATTAATGAAAATGCTGAGATGCAGGCAGGAATAGTTTCCTTTAAAAAGTTACAATCAGGATTTATGAAACTTAATTTTTCAGAGAAGTTTAGAGGTGAAGATTTTAATGTAACACCAGAAAGAGTGTACGCTTTTATTGATGAGATGAAAATTCTTATAAGAGAGATTTACAATCAGGAAATTGATTTTGTAGAACCTAGTGAGTTGCCTTTTTAG
- a CDS encoding amidohydrolase, protein MNTLHISLLQADLSWENVQENINYFTEQIDKISNDLDLIVLPEMFTTGFSMNAKELAEEMNGKTVNWMRETAIKKQSAVVGSVIISENKNFYNRLFFVFPSGELQYYDKKHTFTLAKEHETYNSGSNKLIVEYKGWKICPLICYDLRFPVWARNVEDYDLLIYVASWPEKRINAWDTLLKARAIENMSYTIGVNRIGKDGNNYDYVGHSILFDCLGNPLSQEQNERQETISVQIEKESQGEIRNKLGFLKDKDKFKLV, encoded by the coding sequence ATGAATACACTACATATTTCTTTATTACAGGCAGATTTATCCTGGGAAAATGTCCAAGAAAACATTAACTATTTTACCGAACAAATAGATAAAATAAGTAATGATTTGGACCTGATTGTTTTACCTGAAATGTTTACTACTGGATTTTCAATGAATGCAAAAGAACTCGCCGAAGAAATGAATGGAAAAACTGTAAACTGGATGCGAGAAACAGCAATAAAAAAACAAAGTGCAGTAGTAGGAAGTGTAATCATTTCAGAAAATAAGAATTTTTACAACCGTCTCTTTTTTGTTTTTCCTTCAGGTGAACTTCAATACTATGATAAAAAACACACTTTCACTTTAGCCAAAGAGCATGAAACTTATAACTCAGGTTCAAATAAATTAATTGTAGAATACAAAGGTTGGAAAATTTGCCCGCTTATTTGTTACGATTTACGTTTTCCTGTTTGGGCAAGAAATGTGGAAGATTATGATTTGTTGATTTACGTAGCAAGTTGGCCAGAAAAAAGAATTAATGCTTGGGATACATTATTAAAAGCCAGAGCTATTGAAAATATGAGTTATACAATAGGTGTAAATAGAATAGGTAAGGACGGTAATAATTACGATTATGTTGGTCATTCTATACTTTTTGATTGTTTAGGAAATCCATTATCTCAAGAACAGAACGAACGTCAGGAAACTATTTCTGTTCAGATAGAAAAAGAGTCTCAAGGTGAAATTAGAAATAAACTTGGATTCCTGAAGGATAAAGACAAGTTCAAACTTGTCTAA
- a CDS encoding acyloxyacyl hydrolase produces MNRNYSLFLFLMMITHQVLSQESNDKFWIGLNYGQANQDNIILNDPDYAYKNEFFKFQINYLLSDNKRWNYELTIEPSIYFVKYQLLNEQFIRPSTPNYLELRALFTQKRRFNEYALNLGIIVRYNILKNFSTYIQGSVGPMISGDDTERLKKGFAFSDILGLGFSYSKQKLRFDFRFTLRHNSNLDFAFPNSGHNSAGIETGISFNL; encoded by the coding sequence ATGAATAGAAACTATTCCTTATTCTTGTTTTTAATGATGATTACTCATCAAGTTTTATCCCAAGAAAGTAACGATAAATTTTGGATTGGTTTAAACTACGGGCAGGCGAATCAAGATAATATTATTTTAAACGATCCTGATTATGCTTACAAAAATGAATTCTTTAAGTTTCAAATAAACTACTTACTGTCTGACAATAAAAGATGGAACTACGAACTAACTATTGAACCTAGTATTTATTTTGTAAAATATCAGTTGTTAAATGAACAGTTTATTCGTCCTTCAACCCCAAATTATCTTGAATTAAGGGCACTATTTACTCAAAAAAGAAGATTTAATGAGTATGCCTTAAATCTAGGTATTATAGTTAGATATAACATTTTGAAAAATTTCAGCACTTATATACAAGGAAGTGTAGGGCCAATGATTTCCGGAGATGATACTGAACGTTTGAAAAAGGGATTCGCTTTCTCCGACATTCTAGGGCTAGGGTTTTCATATTCAAAACAAAAACTACGATTTGACTTTCGTTTTACTTTGCGACATAATTCAAACTTAGATTTTGCCTTCCCAAATAGTGGACATAATAGTGCTGGGATAGAAACCGGAATCTCGTTTAATTTATAA
- a CDS encoding acyl-ACP desaturase, which produces MSIHNIRKEVMKTLESKIHGFVDDFLIPIEKIWQPTDFLPNSQSENFIEEVKEIQEISKELDDDFWTVLIGDTITEEALPTYESWLMELDGVEQDPENGWSKWVRAWTAEENRHGDVLNKYLYLSGRVNMREVEISTQHLIADGFDIGTSTDPYKNFVYTSFQELATYVSHNNVAKIARKKGHKLLARMSKIIAGDEMRHHKAYTAFVSEIFKIDPSEMMLAFEKMMRHKIVMPAMHLRESFNAKGSLFDDFSTVAQRIGVYTGFDYVDILKKLNETWEIDKITGLTAEAEKARDYLMKLPDRMYRITERIVIPDTKFNFKWMIPA; this is translated from the coding sequence ATGTCAATACACAATATAAGAAAAGAAGTGATGAAAACCTTGGAAAGTAAAATCCATGGTTTTGTTGATGATTTTTTAATTCCAATTGAAAAAATTTGGCAGCCAACCGACTTTCTCCCAAATTCACAAAGTGAAAACTTTATTGAAGAAGTAAAAGAAATTCAAGAAATTTCTAAGGAGTTAGACGATGATTTTTGGACTGTTTTAATTGGTGATACAATTACAGAAGAAGCTTTACCAACATACGAATCTTGGTTAATGGAATTAGACGGAGTTGAACAAGATCCTGAGAACGGATGGTCGAAATGGGTAAGAGCTTGGACGGCTGAAGAAAACCGTCATGGAGACGTTTTAAATAAATATTTGTATTTATCTGGTAGAGTAAATATGAGAGAAGTTGAAATTTCTACGCAGCATTTAATTGCGGATGGATTTGATATTGGAACTTCTACTGATCCATATAAAAACTTCGTATACACAAGTTTCCAGGAATTAGCTACGTATGTTTCCCATAATAATGTAGCAAAAATAGCTCGTAAGAAAGGACATAAATTACTAGCAAGAATGTCTAAGATTATTGCAGGAGATGAAATGAGACATCATAAGGCTTATACTGCTTTTGTGAGTGAGATTTTCAAAATTGATCCTAGTGAAATGATGTTGGCTTTTGAAAAAATGATGAGGCATAAAATTGTTATGCCAGCAATGCATTTACGTGAGTCTTTCAATGCAAAAGGAAGTTTATTTGATGATTTTTCAACTGTTGCACAACGAATCGGAGTTTACACTGGATTTGATTACGTAGATATTTTGAAAAAGTTGAATGAAACTTGGGAAATAGATAAAATTACTGGTTTAACAGCAGAAGCGGAAAAAGCTAGAGATTATTTAATGAAACTTCCAGATAGAATGTATCGAATTACAGAACGTATTGTAATTCCTGATACAAAGTTTAATTTTAAATGGATGATACCAGCATAA
- a CDS encoding lysophospholipid acyltransferase family protein — translation MKIISYLLSTVFAIVFFIILLIFHPIQWIGLKLGGQEGHQKVVNIMNWFLVKSLLILGIPVRVKNKYDIPENQTVIFVSNHQSMFDIPPIIWFFRKHCPKFVSKVELGKGIPSISFNLKYGGAALIDRKDKKQAIAEMINFSKRIKENNWSATIFPEGTRSRNGKPKSFASNGLKMLVKYNPEAYVVPLSINNSWKVFKYGKFPLGIGSPITIETHEPIKVNGISFEDLLKKVELTVKSGIAE, via the coding sequence ATGAAAATTATAAGTTATCTGTTATCTACAGTATTTGCCATTGTCTTTTTTATCATATTACTAATCTTCCATCCTATACAATGGATAGGATTAAAGTTAGGTGGTCAGGAGGGTCATCAGAAAGTAGTCAATATTATGAATTGGTTTCTTGTAAAGTCACTTTTGATTTTAGGAATTCCAGTGAGAGTTAAGAACAAATATGATATCCCAGAAAATCAAACAGTTATTTTTGTTTCAAACCATCAAAGTATGTTTGATATTCCTCCAATCATTTGGTTTTTCAGGAAACATTGTCCTAAATTTGTATCTAAAGTTGAGTTGGGTAAAGGTATTCCAAGTATTTCATTCAACTTAAAGTATGGAGGAGCTGCGTTAATTGACAGAAAAGATAAGAAACAGGCAATAGCAGAAATGATTAATTTCTCAAAAAGAATTAAAGAAAACAATTGGTCTGCAACAATATTTCCTGAAGGAACAAGAAGTAGAAACGGAAAACCTAAGAGTTTTGCTTCAAATGGGCTTAAAATGCTAGTTAAATACAATCCGGAAGCATATGTAGTTCCTTTAAGCATAAACAACTCTTGGAAAGTATTTAAGTATGGTAAATTTCCATTAGGAATTGGAAGTCCAATAACAATTGAAACTCACGAACCTATAAAGGTTAATGGCATCTCGTTTGAAGATTTATTAAAAAAAGTAGAATTAACTGTTAAGTCTGGAATTGCGGAATAA
- a CDS encoding TonB-dependent receptor: MKKITNLLLVALFFVSATVLAQTQISGSVVDETGEPLPGASVVEKATTNGTSTNFDGEFKLNVKGTSGTLVVSFVGYKDKQVAFNGAGNVGTIQLQPSDNVLEEVVIKGLIDVAKDRETPVAVSTIKAAEIQEKLGSQEFPEILNTTPSVYATKSGGGFGDARINIRGFSQENIAVLINGVPVNDMENGRVFWSNWAGLSDVTTAMQVQRGLGSSKLAISSVGGTINIITKTTDKKEGGSVLASYGNDNYLKTLATYSTGKNENGFAASFLFSRTAGDGYVNGTEFEGYNYFVGLGWEINEDHDLQFMLTGAPQTHNQRTTSFFNMATLADYRRLGNRYNYNHGFLNGEQFNWRKNFYHKPVTSLNWNWDIDEESSLSASAYVSFGRGGGTGDIGRLGGNFASSSRFRDPSTGLVLWDEIANSNSGQGGTFSNGFTYNNVVDPSTGLYIVNDDELRSTDIPAGLERRNGAIRRASINSHNWYGLLANYNRKLNDEFTLDFGVDVRSYTGIHYRRIDNLLGADGYRDNDNINQPLNVLTTEYSSDLSSLWNVFKSTDDEEKINYHNDGNVRWFGGFTQLEYNNGEGITAFLQGGLSNQGFQRVDYFNYLDTDPAQTTEWVNLWGGNIKGGINWNINEEHNVFANGGYYSKQPFFDAVFLNFRNDINEAVTNEKVLGLELGYGFKTERFNLNANLYRTQWKDRFVTAGFENQTTGDRGTAQLNGVTQTHMGVELESTYKITEDVTLFGMVSINDWEFSGTATGNAFDNDNQTQIGSVNVNLDGVKVGDAAQSTARLGVEIRPWKGFKVDYSQRFVDRLYSAFTLEDSFSSGIDGVAEPAIKLPGYALSDLGFSYKWNFNEETNESVSFRLNINNLFDEEYIAESRTNIAAEPGDETFRGVNTRNKVFFGFGTTWNFSVRYSF; this comes from the coding sequence GAATTTAAATTAAATGTCAAGGGTACTTCAGGTACTTTAGTAGTTTCTTTTGTTGGTTACAAAGACAAACAAGTTGCATTTAACGGTGCAGGTAACGTAGGTACTATTCAATTACAACCTAGTGATAATGTATTAGAAGAGGTTGTTATTAAAGGATTAATTGATGTTGCAAAAGATAGAGAAACTCCAGTAGCGGTTTCTACAATTAAAGCTGCTGAAATCCAAGAAAAATTAGGATCTCAAGAATTTCCAGAGATTTTAAACACAACTCCATCTGTTTACGCAACTAAGTCTGGTGGAGGATTTGGAGATGCAAGAATAAATATTCGTGGTTTCTCTCAGGAGAATATCGCTGTATTAATTAACGGGGTTCCTGTTAATGATATGGAGAATGGTCGTGTATTCTGGTCTAACTGGGCTGGTTTATCTGACGTAACTACTGCGATGCAAGTTCAGAGAGGTTTAGGATCTTCTAAATTAGCTATTTCTTCTGTAGGTGGAACAATTAACATTATCACGAAAACTACAGATAAGAAAGAAGGTGGATCTGTTTTAGCTTCTTATGGAAATGATAATTATTTGAAAACATTAGCTACTTACTCAACTGGTAAAAACGAAAATGGTTTTGCAGCTTCTTTCTTATTCAGTAGAACTGCTGGAGACGGATATGTAAATGGAACTGAATTTGAGGGATATAACTATTTCGTAGGGTTAGGATGGGAAATTAATGAAGATCACGATTTACAGTTTATGTTGACTGGTGCTCCTCAAACTCATAACCAAAGAACTACAAGTTTCTTTAACATGGCTACTTTAGCAGATTACAGAAGATTAGGTAACAGATATAACTACAACCACGGTTTCTTAAATGGTGAGCAATTCAACTGGAGAAAGAACTTTTATCACAAGCCAGTTACATCTTTAAACTGGAACTGGGATATCGATGAAGAATCTTCTTTATCTGCTTCTGCTTACGTTTCTTTTGGACGTGGGGGAGGAACTGGAGATATCGGACGCTTAGGAGGTAACTTCGCTAGTTCAAGTAGATTTAGAGATCCAAGTACAGGTTTAGTATTATGGGATGAAATCGCTAACTCTAACTCAGGACAAGGTGGTACTTTCAGTAACGGATTTACGTATAACAACGTTGTTGATCCAAGTACTGGATTATACATTGTAAATGATGATGAATTAAGATCAACAGATATTCCTGCTGGATTAGAAAGAAGAAACGGAGCGATTCGTCGAGCTTCTATTAACTCTCACAACTGGTATGGTTTATTAGCTAACTATAACAGAAAGTTAAATGACGAATTTACTTTAGATTTTGGAGTAGATGTACGTTCTTATACTGGAATTCACTATAGAAGAATTGATAACTTATTAGGAGCTGATGGATACCGCGATAACGATAATATTAACCAACCTTTAAATGTATTAACTACGGAGTATTCTTCTGATTTATCAAGCTTATGGAATGTATTTAAAAGTACTGATGATGAGGAAAAAATCAACTACCATAATGATGGAAATGTACGTTGGTTCGGAGGATTTACTCAGTTAGAATATAACAATGGAGAAGGAATAACTGCATTCCTTCAAGGAGGTTTGTCTAATCAAGGATTTCAAAGAGTTGATTATTTTAACTATTTAGATACTGATCCAGCACAAACGACAGAATGGGTGAATTTATGGGGTGGAAACATAAAAGGAGGAATTAACTGGAACATTAATGAAGAGCACAATGTTTTCGCTAATGGAGGTTACTACTCTAAACAACCTTTCTTTGATGCTGTTTTCTTAAACTTTAGAAACGATATTAATGAAGCTGTTACAAACGAAAAAGTTTTAGGTCTTGAATTAGGATACGGATTCAAAACTGAGCGTTTTAATTTGAATGCCAACCTTTATAGAACTCAGTGGAAAGACAGATTTGTTACCGCTGGATTTGAAAATCAAACTACGGGAGATAGAGGAACAGCTCAATTAAACGGTGTGACTCAAACTCACATGGGAGTTGAATTAGAGTCTACTTATAAAATTACTGAGGATGTAACTTTATTTGGTATGGTATCTATTAACGACTGGGAGTTTAGTGGTACTGCAACAGGTAACGCTTTTGATAATGATAACCAAACTCAAATTGGATCAGTGAATGTAAACTTAGATGGTGTTAAAGTTGGAGATGCTGCGCAATCTACAGCCAGATTAGGAGTTGAAATTAGACCGTGGAAAGGATTTAAAGTAGATTATTCTCAACGTTTTGTTGATAGATTATACTCAGCTTTCACATTAGAAGATTCTTTTAGTAGTGGAATCGACGGAGTTGCTGAACCTGCAATTAAATTACCAGGTTATGCCTTATCTGATTTAGGATTCTCTTATAAGTGGAACTTCAATGAAGAAACTAACGAGTCAGTTAGCTTCCGTTTAAACATCAATAACTTGTTTGATGAGGAGTATATCGCAGAATCTAGAACTAACATTGCTGCTGAGCCAGGAGATGAAACTTTCAGAGGAGTTAATACTAGAAATAAAGTATTCTTTGGATTCGGAACTACTTGGAATTTCTCAGTAAGATATAGTTTCTAA